From bacterium, the proteins below share one genomic window:
- a CDS encoding polysaccharide deacetylase family protein — translation MPTGLRTGLTAVAGALGGAAAYTLGTQMVAGAIRVGVIKRGPARPMVALTFDDGPDPEHTPRLLEALARAGIRAAFFMVGRQAEALPGVARAVADAGHDLGNHTYGHRHLWTLPPRAAAEEVERGAAAIAEVTGIFPRYFRPPWGMFNWAAYIRAGQLGEMRILWSVRPEGWLSPVNAGEMAARVIRWAHPGAIIDLHDRGGHPTTPRATWTALPGMIAGLRARGYAVVPLSSLLRPAAEDNARCG, via the coding sequence ATGCCGACCGGCCTGCGTACCGGCCTCACCGCCGTGGCGGGCGCGCTGGGAGGCGCCGCGGCCTACACGCTCGGCACCCAGATGGTGGCGGGGGCGATCCGGGTCGGCGTGATCAAGCGCGGTCCGGCCCGTCCGATGGTGGCGCTGACGTTTGACGACGGCCCGGACCCGGAGCACACCCCGCGGCTCCTGGAGGCGCTGGCCCGGGCCGGGATCCGGGCGGCGTTCTTCATGGTGGGCCGCCAGGCCGAAGCCCTTCCCGGGGTGGCGCGGGCGGTGGCGGATGCGGGACACGACCTCGGCAACCACACCTACGGACACCGGCACCTTTGGACCCTCCCGCCGCGGGCGGCGGCGGAGGAGGTCGAGCGCGGAGCGGCGGCGATCGCCGAGGTGACCGGGATTTTTCCCCGGTACTTCCGGCCGCCCTGGGGAATGTTTAACTGGGCCGCCTACATCCGCGCGGGCCAGCTCGGCGAGATGCGCATCCTCTGGTCGGTCCGTCCCGAGGGGTGGCTGAGCCCGGTGAACGCGGGCGAGATGGCCGCGCGGGTGATCCGCTGGGCGCACCCCGGCGCCATCATCGACCTGCACGACCGCGGCGGCCACCCGACGACGCCGCGGGCCACCTGGACCGCGCTCCCGGGGATGATCGCCGGGCTGCGCGCCCGCGGCTACGCCGTCGTGCCGCTGAGCAGCCTCCTCCGCCCGGCGGCGGAAGACAACGCCCGGTGCGGCTGA
- a CDS encoding VOC family protein, with amino-acid sequence MFPLSRVDQIALVVRDLDAVMRRYWETLGVGPWKVYTYGPPLVREMTYHGRRQDYRMRLALAQAGAQTIELIQPLSPPNIYADHLDRKGEGLHHLGVFVPALDEAVADAQRRGFAVLQSGRGYGRLGDGGFAYLDTEALFGVILELIEIPRERVPPEAEYPPR; translated from the coding sequence ATGTTTCCACTGTCGCGGGTCGATCAGATCGCGCTCGTCGTTCGCGACCTCGACGCCGTGATGCGGCGGTACTGGGAGACGCTCGGGGTCGGCCCCTGGAAGGTGTATACTTACGGCCCGCCGCTGGTGCGCGAGATGACCTATCACGGGCGGCGCCAGGACTATCGGATGCGGCTCGCGCTGGCGCAGGCGGGCGCGCAGACGATCGAACTGATTCAGCCGCTGTCGCCGCCGAACATCTACGCCGATCACCTGGACCGCAAGGGGGAGGGACTCCACCACCTCGGCGTATTCGTTCCGGCTCTCGATGAGGCCGTCGCCGACGCGCAGCGGCGGGGATTCGCCGTGCTGCAGAGCGGGCGGGGATACGGCCGGCTCGGGGACGGCGGCTTCGCCTACCTCGACACCGAGGCCCTCTTCGGGGTGATCCTCGAGCTCATCGAGATTCCGAGGGAAAGGGTCCCGCCGGAGGCCGAGTACCCGCCCCGCTGA
- a CDS encoding GGDEF domain-containing protein, producing MAEATIAHTTPGPTRGLRRRSWWAGGPGVARTEEWISLARVVLLLTLIPALWFGIIAIPQPAVNIIIVVLGAYVIVLALGSRWLSLLRRTDLVIALDLLVVTLVVYISRGVSSPFLYLYYLTILEAAIRMNLRQALAASVAMAAMIILLWMRGAGPEALETTGFRLGAFIASGFFLALLLGILVQEYRAAQERVHELEFESDLASRVSGELRVEGLAGILLQAFLEITGLHKGAAFLCGDRREEGKPHTLIAAEGFDWENGGLSPAHLPLPEAFTGTGGGEVILRSCPAQDGQPDEAMACVPLVHGDRVRMWICGVARPPIALPDPVRRRLHRLAIQGVSALEAARLHEKVRELAATDSLTGLANRRSFFDRITAEMARGHRLGRSLSVALVDLNGFKAINDGHGHIVGDAALVRVAQVLVAGMRGSDLVARFGGDEFVLLFPETAAPDVARILTRMGTMKTSISAAGGGELQLTLSWGIAAWPEDGATPEQLLRTADRRLYEMKKHRYDINRLRPPQLRGTAKVGRRV from the coding sequence ATGGCAGAGGCAACGATCGCACACACAACGCCGGGCCCGACGAGGGGCCTGCGCCGCCGTTCCTGGTGGGCAGGCGGGCCCGGCGTTGCCCGAACCGAGGAGTGGATCAGCCTCGCCCGGGTCGTGCTGCTGCTGACGCTGATCCCGGCGCTGTGGTTCGGGATCATCGCCATCCCCCAGCCGGCCGTCAACATCATCATCGTGGTCCTGGGGGCCTACGTGATCGTCCTGGCACTCGGCTCGCGCTGGCTCTCCCTGCTCCGGCGGACCGATCTGGTCATTGCCCTCGACCTGCTCGTCGTGACGCTCGTCGTGTACATCTCACGCGGGGTATCCAGCCCGTTCCTCTACCTCTACTACCTCACGATTCTCGAGGCGGCCATCCGGATGAACCTGCGGCAGGCGCTCGCGGCCTCCGTGGCGATGGCCGCGATGATCATCCTCCTGTGGATGCGCGGCGCCGGCCCCGAGGCCCTGGAGACGACGGGATTCCGGCTCGGCGCCTTCATCGCCAGCGGCTTCTTCCTGGCCCTGCTGCTGGGGATCTTGGTCCAGGAGTACCGGGCCGCCCAGGAGCGCGTGCACGAGCTGGAGTTTGAGAGCGACCTTGCCTCCAGGGTCTCCGGCGAGCTTCGCGTAGAGGGTCTGGCCGGGATCCTCCTGCAGGCCTTCCTCGAGATCACCGGGCTCCACAAGGGGGCGGCGTTCCTGTGCGGGGATCGACGCGAAGAGGGAAAGCCCCACACGCTGATCGCGGCGGAGGGGTTCGACTGGGAGAACGGAGGGCTGAGCCCGGCCCACCTTCCGTTGCCGGAGGCGTTTACCGGCACGGGGGGCGGCGAGGTCATCCTGCGGTCCTGCCCGGCGCAGGACGGCCAGCCGGATGAAGCCATGGCGTGCGTGCCCCTGGTCCACGGCGATCGCGTGCGGATGTGGATCTGCGGGGTGGCCCGGCCGCCCATCGCCCTCCCCGATCCGGTCCGCCGCCGCCTGCACCGGCTGGCCATTCAGGGGGTGTCCGCCCTGGAGGCGGCCCGGCTGCACGAGAAGGTCCGGGAGCTGGCGGCCACCGATTCGCTGACGGGCCTCGCCAACCGGCGGAGCTTTTTCGACCGCATCACGGCCGAGATGGCGCGCGGCCACCGTCTGGGGCGGTCGCTCAGCGTCGCGCTCGTGGACCTCAACGGGTTCAAGGCCATCAACGACGGCCACGGGCACATCGTCGGGGACGCGGCGCTGGTGCGGGTGGCGCAGGTGCTCGTCGCCGGCATGCGCGGGTCCGACCTGGTGGCCCGTTTCGGCGGGGACGAGTTTGTGCTGCTGTTTCCCGAGACCGCCGCTCCCGACGTGGCGCGGATCCTCACCCGGATGGGCACCATGAAGACGTCGATCTCCGCCGCGGGCGGCGGCGAGCTTCAGCTCACACTCTCGTGGGGCATCGCCGCCTGGCCCGAGGACGGGGCCACCCCCGAGCAGCTCTTGCGGACCGCCGACCGGCGGCTCTACGAGATGAAGAAGCACCGGTACGACATCAATCGCCTCCGCCCCCCGCAGCTGCGGGGCACGGCGAAGGTGGGACGAAGGGTCTGA
- a CDS encoding SRPBCC family protein: MPKTIRQSVTFKASPRAVYEALVDSRRHAKFTGAPARISRKPGGSFTAYGSYLSGVNLELVPGRRIVQFWRSNNWPKFHYSTVTFDLRPVRGGTRLTFVQVGVPDRDYRDKKSGWITHYWRPMKAMLEKS; this comes from the coding sequence ATGCCCAAGACCATCCGACAGTCCGTGACGTTCAAGGCCAGCCCGCGCGCCGTCTACGAGGCGCTGGTGGACTCGCGCCGGCACGCGAAGTTTACCGGGGCGCCGGCCCGCATCAGCCGCAAGCCGGGCGGGAGCTTTACCGCCTACGGCTCCTACCTCAGCGGGGTCAACCTCGAGCTCGTGCCGGGCCGGCGAATCGTGCAATTCTGGCGGTCCAACAATTGGCCGAAGTTCCACTACTCCACGGTCACGTTCGACCTCAGGCCGGTGCGGGGCGGGACCCGCCTCACCTTCGTTCAGGTGGGAGTGCCGGATCGAGACTACCGGGACAAGAAGTCGGGCTGGATCACCCACTACTGGCGGCCGATGAAGGCGATGCTGGAGAAATCGTAA
- a CDS encoding helix-turn-helix transcriptional regulator, with translation MTVEADVGARKTLARGSLATLLSFRHHNRPHRDPDDEIFHEPTVIFTLEGAWQYRSLDTDVAVGPDAVVLGCAGQHYRCRHLEAIPTDRHLVLRLNTAALEDLFSRYGAAPRWGTKERPLFPRTVVPQTPALAGLRQALFSEAQRKRPSYLLKIDLLAAAVLVELLRASGREEAPAEPRHALPSTRRHRDGIEAARAYAAAHLAGEIDLASLARAAGLSPYYFSRMFKAHVGVSPYRYLTRLRIAEAMRLLETSTLPVTEICYEVGFRNLSHFITTFGAHAGVSPMRYRRSRKNS, from the coding sequence GTGACGGTCGAGGCCGACGTCGGGGCGCGGAAGACGCTGGCCCGAGGATCCTTGGCGACTCTGCTGTCCTTTCGCCACCACAACCGTCCGCACCGCGATCCGGACGACGAGATTTTCCACGAGCCCACGGTGATCTTCACGCTTGAGGGGGCGTGGCAGTATCGATCTCTGGATACCGACGTGGCGGTGGGCCCGGATGCCGTCGTGCTGGGGTGCGCGGGGCAGCACTATCGCTGCCGCCACCTGGAAGCGATCCCGACCGACCGGCATCTTGTCCTGCGCCTGAACACGGCCGCGCTCGAGGATCTGTTTTCCCGCTACGGCGCCGCACCGCGGTGGGGAACAAAGGAACGTCCGCTGTTCCCGCGCACCGTGGTGCCGCAGACCCCCGCACTCGCCGGTCTCCGGCAGGCGCTCTTCTCCGAAGCGCAGCGCAAGCGCCCGAGCTATCTCCTGAAGATCGATCTGCTAGCGGCGGCGGTGCTCGTGGAGCTGCTGAGGGCCTCCGGCCGGGAAGAAGCGCCGGCGGAGCCGCGGCACGCGCTGCCCTCGACCCGGCGCCATCGGGACGGTATCGAGGCGGCCCGAGCGTACGCCGCCGCGCACCTTGCGGGCGAGATCGATCTCGCCTCGCTCGCCCGCGCGGCGGGATTGAGCCCCTACTACTTCAGCCGGATGTTCAAGGCCCACGTCGGGGTCTCTCCCTACCGGTATCTGACCCGCCTGCGGATCGCGGAGGCGATGCGGCTCCTCGAGACTTCGACGCTCCCGGTGACGGAGATCTGCTACGAGGTGGGATTCCGGAACCTGAGCCACTTCATCACCACGTTCGGCGCGCACGCCGGCGTGTCCCCGATGCGGTACCGGCGGTCCCGCAAGAACTCGTAA